One Siniperca chuatsi isolate FFG_IHB_CAS linkage group LG5, ASM2008510v1, whole genome shotgun sequence DNA window includes the following coding sequences:
- the ddr2l gene encoding discoidin domain-containing receptor 2 isoform X1 yields MHLFLLLILQAAAAFGQIDPAHCRYALGMEDGRIKDDDITASSQWYETTGPQYARLNREEGDGAWCPEGQLEPSDSQYLQVDLGRLTFLTVVGTQGRYARNSGNEFARAYRLNYSRDGLLWKSWRNRLGNTVMEGNKNAYASVINDLHPPIVTRYIRLIPVTKLSTTVCMRVELYGCPWEDGLISYSAPEGQLMMPPGYPIASLNDSTYDGAHERRRLFGGMGQLTDGVIGLDDFLLTRQYHVWPGYDYLGWRNDSLGTLGYVEMEFVFDKQRNFTSLKVHSNNMFSRGVKIFSSVSCWFKPRLIAGWEAEPVAFKTVLDDRNPSARYVTVPLNRRTAKSLRCRFYFADVWMMFSEISFQSEDTVLPTLTPEVTPTPASVESTMTTTPKTAASPSASVPPDDGKTPILIGCLVTIILLLVIIIFLILWCQYVCKVLEKAPRRILDEEVTVRLSSCSDTIILQTPPVPPRSGHAPTGPANSDPHYERVFLLDPQYQNPAVLRNKLPELSQSAEASALLLGNPLYDLLLLTSCHMTSGWLRACGGGYAEPDVTQCTPHQCFHSNAPHYAETDIVRLQGVTGSNMYAVPALTVDSLTRKDISAAEFPRQQLIFREKLGEGQFGEVHLCEAEGLPEFLGEGSPLPDRDGRSVLVAVKQLRADATSQARNDFLKEIKIMSRLNDPNIIRLLCVCVSSDPLCMVTEYMENGDLNMFLSQREIESTLTHANNIPSVSLSDLLHMSVQISSGMKYLASLNFVHRDLATRNCLLDRRLTIKIADFGMSRNLYTSDYYRIQGRAVLPIRWMAWESILLGKFTTASDVWAFGVTLWEIFTLCKEQPYSLLSDEQVIENTGEFFRNQGRQIFLYGPPLCPPSLFELMMRCWSRDITDRPTFEGLYQALRPHVNQ; encoded by the exons ATGCacctcttcctgctgctgatccTTCAAGCTGCAGCAGCCTTCGGACAGATCGACcccg cacaCTGTCGCTATGCCTTGGGCATGGAGGACGGACGGATTAAGGACGATGACATCACGGCATCCAGCCAATGGTACGAGACCACGGGACCACAGTACGCCAG gttgAATCGTGAGGAGGGAGACGGCGCCTGGTGTCCTGAGGGACAGCTGGAGCCTTCAGACAGTCAGTACCTGCAG GTGGATCTGGGGAGGCTGACTTTCCTGACGGTGGTCGGGACTCAGGGACGATACGCCAGGAACTCCGGGAACGAGTTCGCCCGAGCTTACCGCCTCAACTACAGCAGGGACGGCCTGCTGTGGAAGTCCTGGAGGAACCGGCTGGGAAACACG GTGATGGAGGGCAACAAAAACGCCTACGCCTCCGTCATCAACGACCTTCACCCTCCAATCGTCACCCGCTACATCCGGCTGATCCCGGTCACCAAACTGTCGACCACCGTCTGCATGAGAGTGGAGCTGTACGGCTGTCCGTGGGAGG ACGGTCTGATCTCCTACAGCGCTCCGGAGGGTCAGCTCATGATGCCGCCTGGTTATCCCATCGCCAGCCTCAACGACTCCACGTATGACGGAGCACATGAGAGGAG GAGGCTGTTTGGCGGGATGGGTCAGCTGACGGACGGTGTGATCGGCCTGGACGACTTCCTGCTGACGCGTCAGTACCACGTGTGGCCGGGCTACGACTACCTGGGCTGGAGGAACGACTCGCTGGGAACTCTGGGATACGTGGAGATGGAGTTTGTCTTTGACAAGCAGAGGAACTTCACCTCCTTGAAG GTTCACAGTAACAACATGTTCTCCCGCGGTGTGAAGATCTTCTCCTCCGTCTCCTGTTGGTTTAAGCCCCGCCTCATCGCCGGCTGGGAGGCGGAGCCTGTGGCGTTCAAGACAGTGCTGGACGACAGGAACCCGAGCGCGCGCTACGTCACCGTGCCGCTGAACCGCCGCACCGCCAAATCCCTCCGCTGCCGCTTTTACTTTGCCGACGTCTGGATGATGTTCAGCGAGATCTCCTTCCAGTcgg AGGACACCGTACTCCCGACCCTGACCCCGGAGGTGACCCCCACTCCAGCCAGTGTGGAGAGCACCATGACAACCACACCAAAAACAG CAGCCAGTCCATCAGCCAGTGTCCCGCCAGATGACGGGAAAACGCccattctgattggctgcctggTGACCATCATCCTGCTGTTggtcatcatcatcttcctcatcctctGGTGCCAGTACGTCTGTAAGGTGCTGGAGAAG gctCCACGTCGGATCCTTGACGAGGAGGTGACAGTTCGCCTGTCGTCCTGCAGTGACACCATCATCCTCCAGACCCCCCCTGTGCCCCCCCGCTCCGGCCACGCCCCTACAG gCCCCGCAAACTCAGACCCTCACTATGAGAGAGTTTTCCTGTTGGACCCACAGTACCAGAACCCGGCGGTGCTGAGAAACAAGCTGCCAGAGCTGTCACAGAGCGCAGAGGCCTCAG cTCTCCTCCTCGGTAATCCTCTCTATGACCTCCTCCTGCTGACTTCCTGTCACATGACGTCAGGCTGGCTGCGTG CGTGTGGAGGAGGCTACGCCGAGCCTGATGTCACCCAGTGCACACCGCACCAGTGTTTCCATAGCAACGCACCGCACTACGCTGAGACGGACATCGTGCGGCTGCAGGGCGTCACCGGCAGCAACATGTACGCCGTCCCCGCCCTCACCGTGGACTCTCTCACCAGGAAGGACATCTCTGCCGCTGAGTTCCCGCGGCAACAGCTGATCTTCAGGGAGAAGCTGGGGGAGGGGCAGTTTGGAGAG GTCCACCTGTGTGAGGCCGAGGGACTCCCAGAATTCCTTGGGGAGGGGTCGCCTCTCCCTGACAGAGATGGCCGTTCGGTGCTGGTGGCTGTTAAACAGCTGAGGGCCGACGCGACCAGCCAAGCCAG gaaCGACTTCCTGAAGGAAATAAAGATCATGTCTCGTCTGAACGACCCCAACATCATccggctgctgtgtgtgtgtgtgtcgtccgACCCGCTGTGCATGGTGACCGAATACATGGAGAACGGAGACCTCAACATGTTCCTGTCACAGCGGGAGATCGAGAGCACGCTGACACACGCCAACAACATCCCTTCAGTCAG TCTATCCGACCTCCTCCACATGTCGGTGCAGATCTCGTCGGGGATGAAGTACCTGGCGTCTCTGAACTTCGTGCACCGCGACCTGGCCACCAGGAACTGCCTGCTGGACCGCCGCCTCACCATCAAGATCGCCGACTTTGGGATGAGCCGAAACCTGTACACCAGCGACTACTACCGCATACAGGGCCGGGCGGTGCTGCCCATACGATGGATGGCCTGGGAGAGCATCCTGCTg GGTAAGTTCACCACAGCCAGCGACGTGTGGGCGTTCGGTGTCACCCTGTGGGAGATCTTCACTCTGTGTAAGGAGCAACCCTACAGCCTGCTGTCCGACGAACAGGTCATAGAGAACACTGGCGAGTTCTTCAGGAACCAGGGCAGACAG ATCTTCCTCTACGGCCCTCCGCTCTGCCCACCATCTCTCTTCGAGCTGATGATGCGTTGTTGGAGTCGCGACATAACCGACCGACCCACCTTCGAGGGACTTTACCAAGCCCTGAGGCCCCATGTGAACCAGTGA
- the ddr2l gene encoding discoidin domain-containing receptor 2 isoform X2 — MHLFLLLILQAAAAFGQIDPAHCRYALGMEDGRIKDDDITASSQWYETTGPQYARLNREEGDGAWCPEGQLEPSDSQYLQVDLGRLTFLTVVGTQGRYARNSGNEFARAYRLNYSRDGLLWKSWRNRLGNTVMEGNKNAYASVINDLHPPIVTRYIRLIPVTKLSTTVCMRVELYGCPWEDGLISYSAPEGQLMMPPGYPIASLNDSTYDGAHERRRLFGGMGQLTDGVIGLDDFLLTRQYHVWPGYDYLGWRNDSLGTLGYVEMEFVFDKQRNFTSLKVHSNNMFSRGVKIFSSVSCWFKPRLIAGWEAEPVAFKTVLDDRNPSARYVTVPLNRRTAKSLRCRFYFADVWMMFSEISFQSEDTVLPTLTPEVTPTPASVESTMTTTPKTASPSASVPPDDGKTPILIGCLVTIILLLVIIIFLILWCQYVCKVLEKAPRRILDEEVTVRLSSCSDTIILQTPPVPPRSGHAPTGPANSDPHYERVFLLDPQYQNPAVLRNKLPELSQSAEASALLLGNPLYDLLLLTSCHMTSGWLRACGGGYAEPDVTQCTPHQCFHSNAPHYAETDIVRLQGVTGSNMYAVPALTVDSLTRKDISAAEFPRQQLIFREKLGEGQFGEVHLCEAEGLPEFLGEGSPLPDRDGRSVLVAVKQLRADATSQARNDFLKEIKIMSRLNDPNIIRLLCVCVSSDPLCMVTEYMENGDLNMFLSQREIESTLTHANNIPSVSLSDLLHMSVQISSGMKYLASLNFVHRDLATRNCLLDRRLTIKIADFGMSRNLYTSDYYRIQGRAVLPIRWMAWESILLGKFTTASDVWAFGVTLWEIFTLCKEQPYSLLSDEQVIENTGEFFRNQGRQIFLYGPPLCPPSLFELMMRCWSRDITDRPTFEGLYQALRPHVNQ, encoded by the exons ATGCacctcttcctgctgctgatccTTCAAGCTGCAGCAGCCTTCGGACAGATCGACcccg cacaCTGTCGCTATGCCTTGGGCATGGAGGACGGACGGATTAAGGACGATGACATCACGGCATCCAGCCAATGGTACGAGACCACGGGACCACAGTACGCCAG gttgAATCGTGAGGAGGGAGACGGCGCCTGGTGTCCTGAGGGACAGCTGGAGCCTTCAGACAGTCAGTACCTGCAG GTGGATCTGGGGAGGCTGACTTTCCTGACGGTGGTCGGGACTCAGGGACGATACGCCAGGAACTCCGGGAACGAGTTCGCCCGAGCTTACCGCCTCAACTACAGCAGGGACGGCCTGCTGTGGAAGTCCTGGAGGAACCGGCTGGGAAACACG GTGATGGAGGGCAACAAAAACGCCTACGCCTCCGTCATCAACGACCTTCACCCTCCAATCGTCACCCGCTACATCCGGCTGATCCCGGTCACCAAACTGTCGACCACCGTCTGCATGAGAGTGGAGCTGTACGGCTGTCCGTGGGAGG ACGGTCTGATCTCCTACAGCGCTCCGGAGGGTCAGCTCATGATGCCGCCTGGTTATCCCATCGCCAGCCTCAACGACTCCACGTATGACGGAGCACATGAGAGGAG GAGGCTGTTTGGCGGGATGGGTCAGCTGACGGACGGTGTGATCGGCCTGGACGACTTCCTGCTGACGCGTCAGTACCACGTGTGGCCGGGCTACGACTACCTGGGCTGGAGGAACGACTCGCTGGGAACTCTGGGATACGTGGAGATGGAGTTTGTCTTTGACAAGCAGAGGAACTTCACCTCCTTGAAG GTTCACAGTAACAACATGTTCTCCCGCGGTGTGAAGATCTTCTCCTCCGTCTCCTGTTGGTTTAAGCCCCGCCTCATCGCCGGCTGGGAGGCGGAGCCTGTGGCGTTCAAGACAGTGCTGGACGACAGGAACCCGAGCGCGCGCTACGTCACCGTGCCGCTGAACCGCCGCACCGCCAAATCCCTCCGCTGCCGCTTTTACTTTGCCGACGTCTGGATGATGTTCAGCGAGATCTCCTTCCAGTcgg AGGACACCGTACTCCCGACCCTGACCCCGGAGGTGACCCCCACTCCAGCCAGTGTGGAGAGCACCATGACAACCACACCAAAAACAG CCAGTCCATCAGCCAGTGTCCCGCCAGATGACGGGAAAACGCccattctgattggctgcctggTGACCATCATCCTGCTGTTggtcatcatcatcttcctcatcctctGGTGCCAGTACGTCTGTAAGGTGCTGGAGAAG gctCCACGTCGGATCCTTGACGAGGAGGTGACAGTTCGCCTGTCGTCCTGCAGTGACACCATCATCCTCCAGACCCCCCCTGTGCCCCCCCGCTCCGGCCACGCCCCTACAG gCCCCGCAAACTCAGACCCTCACTATGAGAGAGTTTTCCTGTTGGACCCACAGTACCAGAACCCGGCGGTGCTGAGAAACAAGCTGCCAGAGCTGTCACAGAGCGCAGAGGCCTCAG cTCTCCTCCTCGGTAATCCTCTCTATGACCTCCTCCTGCTGACTTCCTGTCACATGACGTCAGGCTGGCTGCGTG CGTGTGGAGGAGGCTACGCCGAGCCTGATGTCACCCAGTGCACACCGCACCAGTGTTTCCATAGCAACGCACCGCACTACGCTGAGACGGACATCGTGCGGCTGCAGGGCGTCACCGGCAGCAACATGTACGCCGTCCCCGCCCTCACCGTGGACTCTCTCACCAGGAAGGACATCTCTGCCGCTGAGTTCCCGCGGCAACAGCTGATCTTCAGGGAGAAGCTGGGGGAGGGGCAGTTTGGAGAG GTCCACCTGTGTGAGGCCGAGGGACTCCCAGAATTCCTTGGGGAGGGGTCGCCTCTCCCTGACAGAGATGGCCGTTCGGTGCTGGTGGCTGTTAAACAGCTGAGGGCCGACGCGACCAGCCAAGCCAG gaaCGACTTCCTGAAGGAAATAAAGATCATGTCTCGTCTGAACGACCCCAACATCATccggctgctgtgtgtgtgtgtgtcgtccgACCCGCTGTGCATGGTGACCGAATACATGGAGAACGGAGACCTCAACATGTTCCTGTCACAGCGGGAGATCGAGAGCACGCTGACACACGCCAACAACATCCCTTCAGTCAG TCTATCCGACCTCCTCCACATGTCGGTGCAGATCTCGTCGGGGATGAAGTACCTGGCGTCTCTGAACTTCGTGCACCGCGACCTGGCCACCAGGAACTGCCTGCTGGACCGCCGCCTCACCATCAAGATCGCCGACTTTGGGATGAGCCGAAACCTGTACACCAGCGACTACTACCGCATACAGGGCCGGGCGGTGCTGCCCATACGATGGATGGCCTGGGAGAGCATCCTGCTg GGTAAGTTCACCACAGCCAGCGACGTGTGGGCGTTCGGTGTCACCCTGTGGGAGATCTTCACTCTGTGTAAGGAGCAACCCTACAGCCTGCTGTCCGACGAACAGGTCATAGAGAACACTGGCGAGTTCTTCAGGAACCAGGGCAGACAG ATCTTCCTCTACGGCCCTCCGCTCTGCCCACCATCTCTCTTCGAGCTGATGATGCGTTGTTGGAGTCGCGACATAACCGACCGACCCACCTTCGAGGGACTTTACCAAGCCCTGAGGCCCCATGTGAACCAGTGA
- the ddr2l gene encoding discoidin domain-containing receptor 2 isoform X3, giving the protein MHLFLLLILQAAAAFGQIDPAHCRYALGMEDGRIKDDDITASSQWYETTGPQYARLNREEGDGAWCPEGQLEPSDSQYLQVDLGRLTFLTVVGTQGRYARNSGNEFARAYRLNYSRDGLLWKSWRNRLGNTVMEGNKNAYASVINDLHPPIVTRYIRLIPVTKLSTTVCMRVELYGCPWEDGLISYSAPEGQLMMPPGYPIASLNDSTYDGAHERRRLFGGMGQLTDGVIGLDDFLLTRQYHVWPGYDYLGWRNDSLGTLGYVEMEFVFDKQRNFTSLKVHSNNMFSRGVKIFSSVSCWFKPRLIAGWEAEPVAFKTVLDDRNPSARYVTVPLNRRTAKSLRCRFYFADVWMMFSEISFQSEDTVLPTLTPEVTPTPASVESTMTTTPKTAASPSASVPPDDGKTPILIGCLVTIILLLVIIIFLILWCQYVCKVLEKAPRRILDEEVTVRLSSCSDTIILQTPPVPPRSGHAPTGPANSDPHYERVFLLDPQYQNPAVLRNKLPELSQSAEASACGGGYAEPDVTQCTPHQCFHSNAPHYAETDIVRLQGVTGSNMYAVPALTVDSLTRKDISAAEFPRQQLIFREKLGEGQFGEVHLCEAEGLPEFLGEGSPLPDRDGRSVLVAVKQLRADATSQARNDFLKEIKIMSRLNDPNIIRLLCVCVSSDPLCMVTEYMENGDLNMFLSQREIESTLTHANNIPSVSLSDLLHMSVQISSGMKYLASLNFVHRDLATRNCLLDRRLTIKIADFGMSRNLYTSDYYRIQGRAVLPIRWMAWESILLGKFTTASDVWAFGVTLWEIFTLCKEQPYSLLSDEQVIENTGEFFRNQGRQIFLYGPPLCPPSLFELMMRCWSRDITDRPTFEGLYQALRPHVNQ; this is encoded by the exons ATGCacctcttcctgctgctgatccTTCAAGCTGCAGCAGCCTTCGGACAGATCGACcccg cacaCTGTCGCTATGCCTTGGGCATGGAGGACGGACGGATTAAGGACGATGACATCACGGCATCCAGCCAATGGTACGAGACCACGGGACCACAGTACGCCAG gttgAATCGTGAGGAGGGAGACGGCGCCTGGTGTCCTGAGGGACAGCTGGAGCCTTCAGACAGTCAGTACCTGCAG GTGGATCTGGGGAGGCTGACTTTCCTGACGGTGGTCGGGACTCAGGGACGATACGCCAGGAACTCCGGGAACGAGTTCGCCCGAGCTTACCGCCTCAACTACAGCAGGGACGGCCTGCTGTGGAAGTCCTGGAGGAACCGGCTGGGAAACACG GTGATGGAGGGCAACAAAAACGCCTACGCCTCCGTCATCAACGACCTTCACCCTCCAATCGTCACCCGCTACATCCGGCTGATCCCGGTCACCAAACTGTCGACCACCGTCTGCATGAGAGTGGAGCTGTACGGCTGTCCGTGGGAGG ACGGTCTGATCTCCTACAGCGCTCCGGAGGGTCAGCTCATGATGCCGCCTGGTTATCCCATCGCCAGCCTCAACGACTCCACGTATGACGGAGCACATGAGAGGAG GAGGCTGTTTGGCGGGATGGGTCAGCTGACGGACGGTGTGATCGGCCTGGACGACTTCCTGCTGACGCGTCAGTACCACGTGTGGCCGGGCTACGACTACCTGGGCTGGAGGAACGACTCGCTGGGAACTCTGGGATACGTGGAGATGGAGTTTGTCTTTGACAAGCAGAGGAACTTCACCTCCTTGAAG GTTCACAGTAACAACATGTTCTCCCGCGGTGTGAAGATCTTCTCCTCCGTCTCCTGTTGGTTTAAGCCCCGCCTCATCGCCGGCTGGGAGGCGGAGCCTGTGGCGTTCAAGACAGTGCTGGACGACAGGAACCCGAGCGCGCGCTACGTCACCGTGCCGCTGAACCGCCGCACCGCCAAATCCCTCCGCTGCCGCTTTTACTTTGCCGACGTCTGGATGATGTTCAGCGAGATCTCCTTCCAGTcgg AGGACACCGTACTCCCGACCCTGACCCCGGAGGTGACCCCCACTCCAGCCAGTGTGGAGAGCACCATGACAACCACACCAAAAACAG CAGCCAGTCCATCAGCCAGTGTCCCGCCAGATGACGGGAAAACGCccattctgattggctgcctggTGACCATCATCCTGCTGTTggtcatcatcatcttcctcatcctctGGTGCCAGTACGTCTGTAAGGTGCTGGAGAAG gctCCACGTCGGATCCTTGACGAGGAGGTGACAGTTCGCCTGTCGTCCTGCAGTGACACCATCATCCTCCAGACCCCCCCTGTGCCCCCCCGCTCCGGCCACGCCCCTACAG gCCCCGCAAACTCAGACCCTCACTATGAGAGAGTTTTCCTGTTGGACCCACAGTACCAGAACCCGGCGGTGCTGAGAAACAAGCTGCCAGAGCTGTCACAGAGCGCAGAGGCCTCAG CGTGTGGAGGAGGCTACGCCGAGCCTGATGTCACCCAGTGCACACCGCACCAGTGTTTCCATAGCAACGCACCGCACTACGCTGAGACGGACATCGTGCGGCTGCAGGGCGTCACCGGCAGCAACATGTACGCCGTCCCCGCCCTCACCGTGGACTCTCTCACCAGGAAGGACATCTCTGCCGCTGAGTTCCCGCGGCAACAGCTGATCTTCAGGGAGAAGCTGGGGGAGGGGCAGTTTGGAGAG GTCCACCTGTGTGAGGCCGAGGGACTCCCAGAATTCCTTGGGGAGGGGTCGCCTCTCCCTGACAGAGATGGCCGTTCGGTGCTGGTGGCTGTTAAACAGCTGAGGGCCGACGCGACCAGCCAAGCCAG gaaCGACTTCCTGAAGGAAATAAAGATCATGTCTCGTCTGAACGACCCCAACATCATccggctgctgtgtgtgtgtgtgtcgtccgACCCGCTGTGCATGGTGACCGAATACATGGAGAACGGAGACCTCAACATGTTCCTGTCACAGCGGGAGATCGAGAGCACGCTGACACACGCCAACAACATCCCTTCAGTCAG TCTATCCGACCTCCTCCACATGTCGGTGCAGATCTCGTCGGGGATGAAGTACCTGGCGTCTCTGAACTTCGTGCACCGCGACCTGGCCACCAGGAACTGCCTGCTGGACCGCCGCCTCACCATCAAGATCGCCGACTTTGGGATGAGCCGAAACCTGTACACCAGCGACTACTACCGCATACAGGGCCGGGCGGTGCTGCCCATACGATGGATGGCCTGGGAGAGCATCCTGCTg GGTAAGTTCACCACAGCCAGCGACGTGTGGGCGTTCGGTGTCACCCTGTGGGAGATCTTCACTCTGTGTAAGGAGCAACCCTACAGCCTGCTGTCCGACGAACAGGTCATAGAGAACACTGGCGAGTTCTTCAGGAACCAGGGCAGACAG ATCTTCCTCTACGGCCCTCCGCTCTGCCCACCATCTCTCTTCGAGCTGATGATGCGTTGTTGGAGTCGCGACATAACCGACCGACCCACCTTCGAGGGACTTTACCAAGCCCTGAGGCCCCATGTGAACCAGTGA